AATCAAGTACTTGACCAGCTTGATCCATTTGAATTTGAGTGGCAACAGCTTTGTTGGGGCTTTCCCCACCGCCATTTTTGAGCTTCCTCACCTTAGAACTTTAGATATCAGTCATAATAATTTCAGCTCCATTTTCCCACCTGGGATTTCCAAGCTCAAGTTCTTGAACGTCTTCAATGCCTACAGTAATAACTTCACCGGTCCGTTACCTCAAGACCTTCCCCATCTCCACTTCCTAGAATGGCTTAGCCTCGGAGGAAGCTACTTCAGTGGAAATATTCCGGCGAGCTATGGCGGTTTATCACGGTTGAAATATTTGCATTTGGGTGGAAATGTTCTTGACGGGGAAATTCCGGAACAGCTTGCGTATTTAAACAAATTAGAGAGAATGGAGATCGGTTACAATACCTTTTCCGGTGGGATTCCGTCGAAATTTCCTTTGTTGTTGAATCTGAAATACTTGGATATTGCCGAAGCGAATCTCTCCGGGACTCTGCCACAGGACATTGGGAACATGACGAACCTTCAGAATCTGCTTCTGTTCAAGAATCGAATCAGTGGGGAAATTCCTAGAAGTTTGGGGAAATTAGAAGCGTTGGAAGAGCTTGATTTGTCTGAGAATGAACTTACCGGAACGATTCCGTCGGATTTGTATAATCTGAAGGAATTGACGGATTTTAGTTTGATGGAGAACGATTTGAGAGGCGAAATTCCACAAGCACTTGGTGATCTTCCTAATCTCGTGTCCTTGCGATTATGGAACAATTCGTTCACAGGTCCACTCCCTCAAAAACTCGGCTCCAACGATAAGTTGCTTCAAGTTGATGTGTCGTCGAATATGCTCACCGGTCCGATACCTCCGGATCTATGCCATGGAAATAAGCTCTTCAAGCTCATTCTCTTTTCCAACAAATTAGAGCATGAACTTCCCGCCTCTTTAGCCAACTGCACATCTCTCATTCGCTTTCGAATCCAAAATAACCGCCTCAACGGCTCGATTCCTTACGGTTTCGGCTTGCTGGAGAATCTCACATTCGCCGATTTCAGCAACAATAACTTCTCCGGCGAGATTCCGGCGGATATTGGTAATGCGGTTAGGTTACAATACTTGAACATTTCACAGAACGCCTTCGGAACTTCCTTACCGGAGAATATCTGGAATTCGACGAGGTTAGAGATTTTCTCAGCAAGTTCTTCAAAAATCATAGGTAAAATCCCGGATTTCATCAGCTGTAGGTCCATCTACAAGATCGAACTCCAGGACAATAACTTAAACAGCAGTATCCCATGGACAATCGGCCACTGCGAGAAATTAATCACTCTGAATTTAAGCCGGAATTCTTTAACCGGGATTATTCCATGGGAGATTTCAACGCTACCAGGGATCACCGCCATTGATCTATCTCACAACTCCCTCACAGGCACAATTCCTTCAAATTTCCAAAACTGTAGCACAATCGAAAGCTTCAACGTATCATACAACATGCTCACCGGCCCTATTCCATCAACCGGTACGACCTTCCCTGCATTACACCCATCTTCATTCATCGGCAACGATGGACTCTGCGGAGAGATCGTCTCAAAACCATGCGGCACCGACACATTAACCGCCGGCGCAATAGAGGTCCGGCCGCAACAACCACGTCGTGCGGCAGGAGCAATAGTTTGGATAATGGCGGGAGCATTCGGAATCGGATTATTCATATTAGTAGCCGGAACACGGTGTTTTCAGGCGAATTACAACCGTAGATTCGGCGATAGAGAGGAGGGAACCGGACCGTGGAAATTAACCGCCTTTCAACGGTTGAACTTCACGGCGGAGGAAGTGTTGGAATGTTTGACAATGACGGATAAAATACTAGGAATGGGGTCCACAGGGACAGTATACAAAGCGGAGATGCCAGGTGGCGAGATCATAGCGGTGAAGAAACTATGGGGGAAGTACAAAGAGAATATCCGACGGAGGAGAGGGGTTTTGGCTGAAGTGGATGTACTTGGGAACGTGCGGCACAGGAACATAGTGAGATTGTTAGGGTGCTGCAGCAACAGGGAGTGTACGATGTTGCTCTACGAGTATATGCCTAATGGTAATTTGGATGATTTACTACACGGTAAAAACAAAGGTGAAAATTTAGGCGCTGATTGGATGACTCGGTATAAAATCGCTTTGGGTGTTGCACAAGGAATTTGTTATCTTCACCATGACTGTGATCCCGTCATCGTTCACCGCGATTTGAAGCCCAGTAACATCTTATTGGACGGTGAGATGGAAGCCAGAGTCGCGGATTTTGGTGTCGCTAAATTGATCCAGACCGATGAATCCATGTCCGTCATCGCTGGATCCTACGGTTACATTGCACCAGGTTTCTACTATTTCTCTCTCcctattaaaaaaacaaattatttaccggtaaaaatgattttttgaaGGGTAAATATTTTGTGTTCTTCTTTTAGGATTTTTCgatttaaattattataaacg
This region of Cucumis melo cultivar AY chromosome 7, USDA_Cmelo_AY_1.0, whole genome shotgun sequence genomic DNA includes:
- the LOC103494484 gene encoding leucine-rich repeat receptor-like protein kinase TDR, producing the protein MKVMNPDYSSFLLFVVVVLLIINTFLLEVVVSVTPTALPLQLLSLLSLKSTIKDPSSSFHDWDYPNPTFTRADSQDPIWCSWSGIECHRNSAEITSLDLSQRNLSGYIPSEIKYLTSLIHLNLSGNSFVGAFPTAIFELPHLRTLDISHNNFSSIFPPGISKLKFLNVFNAYSNNFTGPLPQDLPHLHFLEWLSLGGSYFSGNIPASYGGLSRLKYLHLGGNVLDGEIPEQLAYLNKLERMEIGYNTFSGGIPSKFPLLLNLKYLDIAEANLSGTLPQDIGNMTNLQNLLLFKNRISGEIPRSLGKLEALEELDLSENELTGTIPSDLYNLKELTDFSLMENDLRGEIPQALGDLPNLVSLRLWNNSFTGPLPQKLGSNDKLLQVDVSSNMLTGPIPPDLCHGNKLFKLILFSNKLEHELPASLANCTSLIRFRIQNNRLNGSIPYGFGLLENLTFADFSNNNFSGEIPADIGNAVRLQYLNISQNAFGTSLPENIWNSTRLEIFSASSSKIIGKIPDFISCRSIYKIELQDNNLNSSIPWTIGHCEKLITLNLSRNSLTGIIPWEISTLPGITAIDLSHNSLTGTIPSNFQNCSTIESFNVSYNMLTGPIPSTGTTFPALHPSSFIGNDGLCGEIVSKPCGTDTLTAGAIEVRPQQPRRAAGAIVWIMAGAFGIGLFILVAGTRCFQANYNRRFGDREEGTGPWKLTAFQRLNFTAEEVLECLTMTDKILGMGSTGTVYKAEMPGGEIIAVKKLWGKYKENIRRRRGVLAEVDVLGNVRHRNIVRLLGCCSNRECTMLLYEYMPNGNLDDLLHGKNKGENLGADWMTRYKIALGVAQGICYLHHDCDPVIVHRDLKPSNILLDGEMEARVADFGVAKLIQTDESMSVIAGSYGYIAPEYAYTLQVDEKSDIYSYGVVLMEILSGKRSVDSEFGDGNSIVDWVRSKIKIKDGVSQILDKNAGASCVSVKEEMIQMLRISLLCTSRNPADRPSMRDVVLMLQEAKPKRKLFGNVIHERNGNCDSSDNIICSRRHGDGDVLLGHKIVDEC